The following are encoded together in the Nocardioides okcheonensis genome:
- a CDS encoding glycosyltransferase family 4 protein, which translates to MVRVDLAAQHDTVHPPDHHPRDVGVHVRLTVISFVWSPGEGLPAGTGGSENFTVGHVRELARRGIGARVVTVGLGADDGRDDFDDVAFHSVATLDDLSDLDDTLVFVSEAPPVATRHPAFQVLHVPPPLREAQQARVTASTLDRTLMATSRYAAGLWSQFLDVSLETVRVVYPFAEPEFARVPRRHDGGEVTRVLYAGRLTPEKGVYTLLSMLHTDLFDDEQVTFTITTAGNDKAQGAVIETMLRTHPGIDLVPARRTPQGMAALVAEHDVVVMPSNSQYWHETFGILSIEAQHAGCRVVASDDGGLPETDCGALLLVAPDDAEALAQGILAARRLGPVPPDVRRRAGLAFTAAASVDTLLDVLATPPPPTPWAVVQELEALVQLPAVVPVRTRPVPPTPPLTGLPS; encoded by the coding sequence GTGGTGCGAGTTGACCTCGCCGCACAGCACGACACGGTCCACCCACCCGACCACCACCCGCGGGACGTCGGCGTCCACGTCCGGCTCACGGTGATCTCCTTCGTGTGGTCGCCCGGTGAGGGACTCCCGGCCGGCACCGGGGGCTCCGAGAACTTCACCGTCGGCCACGTCCGCGAGCTCGCCCGCCGGGGCATCGGTGCGCGCGTCGTGACCGTCGGCCTCGGCGCCGACGACGGGCGCGACGACTTCGACGACGTCGCGTTCCACTCGGTCGCCACGCTCGACGACCTCAGCGACCTCGACGACACCCTCGTCTTCGTCAGCGAGGCGCCGCCGGTGGCGACGCGGCACCCGGCCTTCCAGGTCCTGCACGTGCCGCCCCCGCTGCGGGAGGCGCAGCAGGCGCGGGTGACCGCCTCCACCCTCGACCGGACGCTGATGGCCACGAGCCGGTACGCCGCCGGGCTGTGGTCGCAGTTCCTCGACGTCAGCCTCGAGACCGTCCGCGTGGTCTACCCGTTCGCCGAGCCGGAGTTCGCCCGGGTGCCGCGCCGCCACGACGGCGGCGAGGTCACCCGCGTGCTCTACGCGGGGCGGCTGACGCCGGAGAAGGGCGTCTACACGCTGCTGTCGATGCTCCACACCGACCTGTTCGACGACGAGCAGGTGACCTTCACCATCACGACCGCCGGCAACGACAAGGCGCAGGGTGCGGTGATCGAGACCATGCTCCGGACCCACCCGGGCATCGACCTGGTGCCGGCCCGCCGGACGCCGCAGGGGATGGCGGCGCTGGTCGCCGAGCACGACGTCGTCGTCATGCCGTCCAACAGCCAGTACTGGCACGAGACCTTCGGCATCCTGTCCATCGAGGCGCAGCACGCGGGCTGCCGCGTCGTCGCCTCCGACGACGGCGGCCTCCCCGAGACCGACTGCGGCGCCCTGCTGCTGGTGGCACCCGACGATGCCGAGGCGCTCGCCCAGGGCATCCTCGCCGCCCGACGACTGGGGCCGGTGCCGCCGGACGTACGTCGCCGTGCGGGCCTGGCGTTCACCGCGGCCGCCTCGGTCGACACCCTCCTCGACGTCCTCGCCACCCCTCCGCCGCCCACCCCGTGGGCGGTCGTCCAGGAGCTCGAGGCGCTGGTCCAGCTGCCGGCCGTCGTGCCGGTCAGGACCCGCCCGGTGCCCCCGACCCCGCCGCTGACGGGACTGCCGTCGTGA